The sequence agcatctgcagcatgctaagattcgctactagaaatcatgtgaagcaggcaggactcgGTGTCTTCAGAAATAagtactatacttatacttactataagtaatattttgaagtcaatgacttttaacaggtagccagtgtaaagatgctaggatggagaaaatgtgttcatattttttttgtgtgtgagcagctgcattttgaataaactgttagctctttagacaggtattattacagccagcataataacattgcaatagcattgcaatagtctatccttgagatgacaaaacattaatttcttggcatctggtaaggagaaggacttccttatctttgaaattttccttaaatggtaaaattaagttttggtgatctattttatgtgattacttagtgctaggtcctggtcaattataactcccaggtttttaacacttgtggatgaggtcagtggaagatcactatatgtagcctgtgatgtggataggatatccctcatctttttgaacctaaaaccatgacttctgttttatctgagttcaaaagcaggaaattattcgtcATCAATGTCTTTATagctcttatacatgtgtcaagtttggctaacggggttaattcatcaggttttatggagaggtatagttatgcatcatctgctaaacaacaggggccccagtactgagccttgaggcactccatattttaccataatctgggtagatggttaattatggacctgtacaaattgttgacggttaggaaggtatgatctaaaccaggcgagtgctgagtctttgatgcctatcaaattttcaagcctaagtagtatgtcatggtctatgctgtcaaaggcagcgctgaggtccaggaggaccagtatagatacaaggctaggttttttgagggagagcttaataacagatgtcttaaacgactgcggtacatgccctgacagaattatttataatctagagcaaaacattatccaggaaggggagaccAGTACAAATAGggtttagtagactagttgtggaggtgagatctaatatgttgtgtatatgtaaatgaattaaatattgtttgaggtctcatctgtgattttgctatctttcagcaatggagtttgtgtatttggtgaaactgattggttattgatcttaattgtttgacatacaatcataatactgacatacaatcatactgttgaaaataaaataactgttttgtgaactttattcaacatagccagtgatttcGGCAATatttatggtgttaattatagtgacatatacaatttcacaaaaatagggttaaaacaggttaaaaaaaatggagacatcatttttctccatgttcaatgacctctaaagacagtccaaccactctccaaaaattaacatttcaatcccacagaaaccacataggccccctgactattCTGTGCTCAGGCCCTAATTAAACTATGTTTAAGgctatacatactgtacatactataGCTGTCGTGTTACTGTATTATTTACGTTGATGCCACACACCATTAAGCAGGTGTATATTCCATAACCTGCGCAATATAATAttacatgtgtatatatatatatattatttatatagaATGTCTATTTATACTCTCTGTACATAACTGCACAGAATAATGTACTCAACCTGCACTttggtatttaatgcttcttttgcacttctggttggatgtcaactatatttcattggctctgtacctgtattctagcctgatgagccagacccacattaaaatgtagggtctgggcactcaccgttggcagtgctcagtccgatgggcgggataatcggttgtatttcaaattctctctgcatgcaataggacagcactacaactcatgagtcccatgcgttttcccaccagcagagctagttggctagttcaaacttttgccaacttaaaaaaaagcttaactcgtgtcacgctgttcgccaactgcaatgtccatcttctttgttttcaagtagcagggaattcaagccaaaccgttgcaactctgccatcaatcaatATGTTAAGCCCGCTTAATGTCtctacacgatgtgattggccctatcgaagtttaatttttccagctcgcaagccaacggagagttgctagactagcccgggcagcaaattacatttgcgtctagatttctaggctacctgtactctgctaaataacaataaaatctaatctaatctaattacaTGGCCagtttagcctagaaatctagacgcaccctagcggcagcaaatttaagagataaagagagagacatgtcaCAGGCTGAATTGGCTCTTCTAGATGAGCCGGTTTCCCCTGTCCTGCTATCTGTCACCCTGCGCTGGGCGTGCGCCACGCCCCCTGCACCCACTCCCTGGCTCTCCTGTGAGCTCTGCTGTTGGCACACCTGTGGCTGATGAGTGGATCAGCTACACAGGAAAtttgaataaaaaaatcaaATTGAGGAGAATTTTACTCTATGCCAGATAACATGTGGTCCATCTCTGAAAAGAGTAAAAGTTACTCTATGCCAGATAACATGAGGTCCCTCTCTGAAAAGAGTAAAAGTTACTCTTTTGATAGAGCTGTTTTTCCAGAGTCAATTTTCTTCAATTCAGTAATATTATTTTGCTCTTTTTGGTgatatttgtttaaaaatatCTTAAAAATAGCTGTTGTGTTACTGTGTTATTTACGTTGATGTCACACAACATCAAGCAGATGACTATCCACAACACACTTGACCTATGGGTTGAGATTGAAGTCTTAGTTATTGCCGTCTCAGATGTAGTGAGTATGTTGTGATGGGCAGTACTGACATTGTGAATTTAAGGATTATGTTTCACAATTACTAACATTCTGTAGTCATCTTATGCAAGTCATAGAAATCCAAACCTAAACCTAAAATCAGTTAACCCAAGTTCACCTCCCGACCATAAGAGGGGGTAGTACAGTCACTCAATGTAAACATATAGTGCGTCTGTATCTCCCCCTTAAAGGCATGATACAGAtgcacagtgcaaaacactCTATCACACAGTTGGGATATCCAATTTTGTGACACTTACTCAAGTAATCAGGTCAAACTCCAATAAGCCAAGAAAGAGAAGACTtggatttttcaaaaatctcctTCATATTTTGAGAAAGGGCTTCTTCTTAATGGTAGTTCTGACCATACTCTTGTGGCAGGACGGCCACTAGTACCACTGTTTAACCCTCACTGAGGCCCCCAAACTCAGAATGACCAGTGTGCTATAAGAAGTTACCCCAAAGCAGGCCACTCAATCAAATGAATGACAGAGATGCAGGATTCCCCAAATACAATCAGTTTATTGATTTCAATTAAAAATCGAGTCAACAGTTTTAAAAGAGCACTATGGCCCTTTCAATAAATAGGCAACAATGTAACCAGGCAAAATGGCTTCCACAGTTTTCAACCCCAAACTACAAACCAAACAAAAGCAAAGTGTCACTCACATTAAACCCACACAGAtactatgtttatgtgtggaccGATACTGTATAAGAatcaaataaaattaaaaaaacaccCAAACCCCAAAATAAAGCAAACAAAGAGAAAACTGTAACCCCGTACAAGATGCCCCCCTATCTGTAGATGTAATTTGTCCCAAGCCAGTACCGAGGCTACAGTGCTCAAATAATAAACTAAATGAATCTATATCaatgtttcccatacattgacttacttgtggcggcccaccacaatatcaacattgaccaccacacaatgaatttccaggttgtactaaattgtgcttaaatctggttagcatcataaccacactgtgctaatttgttaaaaattgttgtaggcctattcaagttaattctgcaaaccaaccaccacaaatggaattcaattctgtggcaAACACTGTATATTATACTAATTAAATCAatattaacaaacaaaacatgaaaCGGTAATGACTAGCATGCCATTCATCATtcagcacacagacagaggatACCATAGCCACCAAATGAGAGTATACCAGAGTCATACGTACACCATAGTAATTTATTGATATGCCAAATAATGTCCTGCTTTTTGGTGTTATGGAAATGGTCACCCTAGTCCGAAGCTAGTCAAGAACTCCCGCAGCCTACTCTCTAAGACACCACCGTGGGGGAAACACCTTCAACAGGCACGTTTCCGCTACGAAACGTGAGCTGAAACATTCAGCCCAACGGCAACAAGGATCACGCTGATAAAGGTGCCACGCCCCCATTTTCATTGCAATTAGGGATCATCCTACTACACTCTGATAATCAACACAATAATATTGCCCatccagggtgcgatttgtagggggggatggtgaggattttccccccctctggttttcctattcctacctctgctaaattattttttatccccggtggggacaacatttatccccctctgcccctcatattgattaatgctacttcatataagtaaagcgctgcaacgtgagaacagtctagtaggctagcctacataataatctgacatcagaaacgcacaatcaccgtcagcactcatgctgctgacacagtggctgcatgataacttaatttggccttgatcgtgcaggacatttcagaatgtcgagtgtgtaatccatcataaatggctagtttcaatggaaaagttagctggacaaatgaaagaaaatgagaaggattcagtgaagcataataatgttttagaaccttcaaaattagaaaactgatgcaacggagatggaggacaactgcaggtagagaacgtaggcctattgtccgaaggaacttacattaaatgaggagatatttgctgaatgtcacaaaaagtgttacagaaattgcttggcatcgcttattcaatggctctctaccagaacacctgtaggctagtttgcggaggacgaacaaGAAAGCACTCGTTatagaaatagaagcttcatggtctttatgttctggtacgtaaattattttcataaaacttcaagttgccctgtaactttactctccaaactcttcactgcactgtagccaattaactgacagtatgatagtaggctatttattttctgtaggctacaataaacacatttattttttcaacttttgcaatattatgcacgtagcctacgcagcgtgtagcgcaatttgtaggctatttggttaccaactaacactgttagccaattcactaacttaagacttcagtgccatcatatacaacgttttttaaacaacaaatacagaaaggatggaggcagcaaaagtagaggagtcatttcatttcagatggggcaagaacaaggtgaatttgtatgcttgtcaaaacgtagtcctaccctgcattagaggagctgatcatcataccaagcacactcgctgtttaaagtcatacaccacggtaaactaaaactaaaatgttacaaaggtggcaaaaataatatagggtattattagccatgacattactaggctatgaatcgttccttcatcccccccccctggtttttacacaaatcgcaccctgtgcCCATCCACATATCTTGAGACGCCACAATAAACAGTTtagagaaaaaataaacattagaaCAACAAAGTCCATAGTCAACACTAGTCAAAGCTAGTCTCTTTCAGTTAAGAACCCTATCTGAAATCAAGCCTTGCCTAACCTTTATGGACTCTATATGTTGGCCTCAGCCAGGCCTCCCTTTCCCATTTGCAATTGGTTCAAAAAGCAGCAGCTCACCCCTTAACTGGTACCTGTAAGCAAGAACACATTTCTCTCATCTTAGCCTCCCTTCACTGGCTCCCTGTTCACCATAGGATTCATTTTGAGATTTTGCTAATGACCTTTAAATTCTTGACTGTCAAAGCCCCCACCTATATCTCTCAGACAAATTACACAAATACTCTTTGGTCAactgttgttttttaaaaagtgctatataaataaattgacatTGACAAAGTACCATTTTCTCATAATCCCTAGAAGCAACTCACTAACTGAATATCTTAATGTCAATTTGATGTCTTGCAGCACTgtgcagatcaggctgagtgtgatgcatgctgggcttGTTTGCGTTGTGTAAAAGGTCAGCATGCATCTGCACAGTTCTGCAAAAGGTCCAATAAGCCTACTGTTTGGTGTAAacattggagtgtgtgtgtgtgtgtgtgcctttgagaTAGCTGGCTAGAAATTTCCCCTCTGCACAATCTATCTTGCGAGCTACTGTATGTGAAGTGGCAGCTAGACTAAGCTAATAATGTTTACCTGATTTTTAAAAGCAAATTTGATTATTTTCAACTTCCCTGGAAGTGCTTTCATTAAACAGCCATCTGTTTGCCATGTCTCAGTTCGTCTTAACCGGGTTAAGGGGTTGTGGGTAACTTTAATTGACATCTCAAGGACaatatagtagcctaataaTACTAAAGTAATAATTGACTGAATTTGTGTCAACTTGCCCTATTTCAAAGAGTATTGGCTACTATGTATACCTGAGCAGTTATTGAACAAACACTTTCTAAAAGAACACAGAAGGTGCCAATATGTCTTAAAGTGCCTTAAAGTCAAGTGAGATTGCATAGGCTACCAGTagccctttaaaaaaaaaaaaaaaaaaattcttccaGCTTTCATTGCCAATTCCAGCCATGTAAGTCCTGATATATCTTTGATGTAGGCAAACTGCTAAGAATTGGGCAGACATTGCACAGTCTCTCCACAAATCCTCTATACCCACCAACGGTATAGTTCAGACGCCAGGCGAAGTAGGTGGCGTAGCGCTCTTTATCTGCAGCCAGTGTCTTCATGAAGTGGCCCAGTTCCTCTACTGTGCTGAAGTCATTCACATGGATGAAGGAGTTCTTTGGCAAGACTGCCTCGTATTGTTCCCGTGGCGGGCCTAAAACCACTGGTATGGCACCACCCTTAAAAGCGTTTGACCAAACTTTCTCCGTGATGTAGTCTGTAGCAACGCTGTTCTCAAAGGAGAGGTAGAAATAGTAACGAGATATTGTGGGTAGGACAGTATCAGCAGAGATACGTTTATTTCTTGCTCCTCCATACACATCCACCGGGATGACATttttcagcttgttgtacactTGTGTCCTCAAATGTCTAGCCTTGAAGTTGCTCACTATCCAACAGGCCAGACCAGTTTTGCCCTTTGGTATGAAGTCATCAACAGTTGTGCCAATAGGAGCTTTGCTTGGCACAAGCCAGCCATACGGCGTGTAAATGTCTGAGTCCCGGCGATAACACATGGTGTAGTTGAAGTGACCGGCGAGGGGCCTCATATTTCCATTGTGCGGTGGACTCTCCAAGGATAGCCAAACCCATTTCTGGGTTTTTGGCCGAGTCAGATTCAGTGGTAACGTACGCCTTTCAGTGACCAACTCACGGTTGTGGAAGACAACCAGGTCTGCTTTGGGGAACCAGGACTGATTGGTCACTAAGACACAGTCGGTAATGCCATATTTATCATTGCAATAACTGGCAGCTACTCTGGTATTTCCACGAAAGGGATAATACCACAGCAGAATGATGGTAGGCCTACTACTTTTGATGGGTTTTAGTGTGGTAGAATCTGACCAATTTGTCCAACTGATGACCTTTGCCTCCTGCATCTGGAAGTGAACTGGTATTGGATGGGAAGGTTGTAATGTTGGCCATAGGGAATACTGCCCAACAAGAATAATGGAACCAACAACAATAATGGCAAGGATCTGCTTGCTCAGACGTTTGGTGCTGTTGGCTTGTTCACATTTATCttgcctgaaaaaaaaaaaaaaaaaacagtcagttGTGTTGTTAAAGTCAAAGACAGCAACTTGATTCTTACCATGTACAAAACAGTATCTGTTAGACAAGTAAATCCCATTGCATAATACTTAACAAAAGTAACCAAGCAAAATACACACCTTAGCCTACATATCGCCACCTACACCACAACATAAATCCCCCCAAATCTACAGTAAGCTAATCAGTCTACATGAAAGTTGGAACACTGGATATTATCTGCAGGCTTTTTCAGCATGACCACACCTATTCAAATCATGCACATTGAGAAAACAATATGGTGTCCTCAACTGCGATAGAAAAGCTTCCTTCTTGTAATTTCATTGAAGGAGAATAGTAATGGAGAAAGAATCCAGAATGAGCGGTCCTTGCATTGGGGGGTGCACGTGATAAGGCCTAAGGAAGCATAGTAGCCAGCTGATCAAGGACGTAggctatttatatatttatattcatattgtaacaactgaggcaacaagaTTCAAATCAGTACATTTATTGGGTCGATCAAAATGAGAAGCTTGGAATGTTCTGGCGATTTTTTTTCTATGTGCAGATCACTGTCCTTCAACATCACCATCTTGCTCCCTTTGATGAACATATAGGCTAGCAATGATCCATTCGGGGAGTGGCAAAAAATGCTgccagcatgcagtagcctagctTGTTGAGTGTGTGGTGGCCTCGTGTGCCTgggttttcatttttaacttgaATAATGACTAATTGAAATTACAATATTGAAATTCAAACCCTCATTGtatatttgattattttttccacaaaatgcTTCAATATTTGTGCTTTCTGTTTTAGGTAAAGGTCTTCAAATCCGTTTTTTGATCACTGTTTCAACCTTGAAAATCAAGTCAACAGAAGGTACACGgacccaaaacaaaaacacgagGGAATTTCCCATTTTGTTATTACAGATATAAGGTCGTTTTTCAATTTTCGTTTCGAATTTGAAAATCAAATGAACAGAAGGTACACGGACGCAACAGCTGTAATCCTAGGTCAAAATGGTCCTGAAATCCACTCTCTCTTCAATCTGGTGTCTGTCAGGAACCGGTGGGACGAACGTGTTTTGTCTTTTTCCCGTCTTTTGAAGTAGGAATTACACCCAGGCACACAGCAGACATTCGTGACTGATACAATCcacaacatccacacacacgaaCTTCCCACCTTGAGCATTACGTCAAAACAAGTTGGCCGCCGTGTGAATTTTGGTGAATAAACGAACAAATAAATATTGCAAATTCAGAAATGACCGGAAATGTCGTCCATTTTTTGTAATACTATTATTTGATGACACAAATACATTTTGAAAACAGAACACAGtcatttctgcttttttttcttttaaacaaaAAACTAAGCTGCacccttttttaaatttaatattTTATTCCAAAATAGAATAATGAATGAACGAAAAAGTACACGGACCGAAAATGCAACATCATTTTACCTTAGCAAGTGACTATAGAACTTCAAAAAGTCATATACCATACCATATTGTTTTTCCATTTTCCATTTCCCTACCCAAATAGAGTAATGAATGAACGGTAAAGTACACAGATCCCATTACCTTAAAACTTTGGATATTTTCACATGATGGCATATTAAAAAGAAAATAGGGTTAAATACATTTCTTTTTCAATGCAATTTCTTAGTGAAAAAAAGAGCTTTGTTAACTTAGATAACTTCACAACTGTGATGGAACTCTGATTCTTCATATGAAACGTCTGTGTAACCTCGGCAACATTAGAGCCAGCTGTGTTTTGCAGGATCTCATACGTTTGATTATGACACAGAACACATAACCAGCAAGGTCATGTTAAAGTTGTTGGGAGGAAATGGTGATAACATGCTGAGTACCAATAGACTAGGAAGAGAGTGCGAAGGGACAGCAGTATTGGTTGAGCTCTTTACCTCAGAGAAGGGTCCATCTCAGGCACTGCTGCTAATCCTGTCCGCTGTCCGTCCATTCTGTCTTTCTAAGGTCTGTGTGAGGTTCTGGCCAAAGTCGATATTGTATACTAAACAGGCACTCGTGGTTATCGCATGCACTGATTGTCAGGCCAGTAAGTCTGGTTTTATATAATTGCCCATATTGAACAGGCACTGGTTTGGGTAGTTATTGCCTACAAGTAGCCTATAGCCAAACAAGTTAGACTGAtttaatagacacacacacataattacaggcgcatgcacacacacacataaaacacacccaCTGCACCCACTCCCTGGCTCTCCTGTGAGCTCTGCTGTTGGCACACCTGTGGCTGATGAGTGAATCAGCTACACAGGAAATTTGAGGAAATCAAATAGAGTAttgaagccatgacgtagcgttcactggatctaaacaaatcaatctaccatTGTAATAGTAATCACCATAGCGGTgcctttcttaatctatttgaataattttacaacgtttctaagacgttagtatatattttttacactgtaggaatcacatatcatactacaacatatattcataccaacacgatcaaatttgtgactacagagttttattttaacatgggtttcctccgtaaaagagacctacatgtaacttcacagcatgcggttaaaatctttaaattcacggacgtgttttggctttatttttttggcaaaaacaTCACTCTTATCaatgtcaagtttatttatatagcacaatttaaaacaacctgtggttgaccaaagtgctcaaaaaaataaaaaataaatataaatatatataaacataatatgtacatatatatatagcctatgtaATTACATTCCACACTTCATTTAAAAGCCAATGATATCATATGTTCTTTTAACTTGGCTTTAAAAGCACCAATAGTTGGTGTGGATCTAATGTGAAAAGGCAGGTTGTTCCACAACTTGGGCCCAGCTACTGAAAAAGCACAGTCACCTTTATTTTTTAGACGACTCCGAGGTACTGAGATCAGTAGTTTATCTGATGACCTCAGAGTTCTGGGAGGGCAGTGAAAGTGTAAAAGCTCACTAAGGTATTGGGGAGCTTGTCCATTTAACgctttaaagacaaaaaggtaACCATTGCAGAGATTTCAAAACTGGAGAAATTTGTCTTTTTAGATTTGGTGAGCAGCCTTGGAGCTGCATTTTGCACCATCTGAAGTTGGGATAGAGTGGACTGAGTGACACCAAAATAAAGAGAGTTACACTAGTCCAGGCGGGATGAAATAAAGGCATGAATCAATATCTCAAAGTCTTTGAAAGAAAACATAGTTTAGGCTTTACTTAAGATTCTAAGGTGGTAAAAAGGATGAGGATATACCGAGCTTTTTCATAATTTGACCATTATATAGGATAAttagtccttttaggcaagtccctccactcggcggccatacgctttttgggcacttgtcgggcatccatttcggcagaaatgcgcgtacgcaaggcttcacgacaccaatcttgctccagcggcgagatcacaacacatgattggcacgatgtcttcacaacacaccatatgattggctcaatgtattcacatcacaccacatgattggcttaatgtattcacatgtcgacgttttgccgaggaaggggtgtgatattaCAAACTAGGCCCATGCATTTCTAcgaaggattttttgagtgctcctcattagaaagtctctgatttgACTGAGTGGAAACATGTACAGTGAGAATAAAATACAACCAAGCACTGATCCCTGTGGAACACTATAAGATAAGGGGACAGATGATGGACTGATAAAAATATTGAGCCTGATCTACTTAAAAAAGGTAGGGCAACTTTTTGCATCAGATTAATATGTAGTTAAAGCAAGGCTGGtctttgtataggctacttaatTTCTTGTGTGTAAAAAATGAGTTTTGTAAGTAAAGTCAATATTAATTTATCAAGTAAATTCAACTTAATTTTTCAAGTAAAGTCAACTTAGTTTTGTAAATGACTGAACCTTATTTTATGAGTAAATTCGACTTAATTAAACTAAGTTGACTTTACTTGCAAAGTTAAGTAGACTTTACTTCCAAAACTCATGTCTTACATTCAAGAAATTAAGTAGACTATACAAAGACTAGCCTTGCATTATATACACAATCATCTGATGCAAAAAGTTGCCTTACCTTTTTTAAGTAGATCAGGCACAATATTTTGTATCATGTTTGGTCTACCTAAAAACTTAAGTATGTGTCATCTATGTGTTCGAAAAGACAATCCTCTTATCACATGTCAAGATATGCTGCTGTGGAGCCAAGTGTAGACCATACTGATAAAAAGACAGGAGCTGCAACGATTAGTTGATTGATCAATTAGTTGCTAACAACTAAATAATTTGTCAGCAATTAGAATTTTCGGTAACACTCcaaaataaggtgccataataaatagcaaactagtaattacctaaccctttgttaatatttgttaattgttactaaaatatctatttggcacaagttaatagttttttcatcattaattaaatattagttgtttgcataaaatctgtatgttaatgttttaacaaatctattaactaatattgtattaatatatgttaatagttaactaaatatatttttaaaaatatttttcttacatcatttaaatgttaaatgtttatttacaaactatatgctaatataaaagttaatgacatattattatttatctagcctttctgattagctttgtggataatttatggaatttatggtttatggctttatggtcttgtgggtgtataaggcaccctactgccagtggttggttgtgtgagagtttgcgctcctcttcttccacttcatccttattggatacctctgtgattggctgtcctgtaattggtgactctgtctagtgtttgaaagtagtgtactctttgcctttggaagtactatttggttgctgcttgaatttggtgaaattcaggggagggggtgtaacagagttagaaatgtagtttagtgtttgtatgtgattttcgccgtaattaagcagctttattgagattggtgttttggagccccctttggagaaacgctATACTGCTATACttagaccggcacatccgggaacttgactcgtgacaaacgttcccgcccctttcggggggaaaacaaacaacccctctcattaactccaatgcaaattagggtcaataaacgtaattcgtacagaaatcgcaggagtaaataataacaaaaaataccacaaatcaatatgaccactcaatacataaccactttgccggtcgttgaccgtgaaagatacctacaaaagcttaattcaattaatataaaaacatgtcccttcagtctcccgagtaggctacgaagtggtgcaacaaccccactcagtgaccagaagtgtcatacggtcttctcttcttatggcttgtagccataattttcttctgtcaggattttttttgaggacatggtaggcaaaagaaactcagggaggggttcttagctgtgtggttggtacatgtctaccggttcactctggcttgttctgagggaatgttttcccctcaaaaggggcatggcgcaaacaacctgctctgtgtgacgcgggtcCGGTTCTAAGTATAGCcgatcagaagcggtatgctttgcattgcgtaggttgactgtataaagctctccccactttgttttaattttgtaactgtaaaatgttgtttaagttgaaaactttcatataccacctgtattatgttactttacatgtattgttaagatttgggtgcaattctagcaacttagagaacgtttattaatgttttcattatgaccacgagttcatacacactgagtctaacgtgactagctgtaaactccgctagcaactttccatgcattcagtgtagtttagcttagtgtgcatggaaagtgcaattcagtctagcaggaaatgaatgtacatttagtttagcatta comes from Alosa sapidissima isolate fAloSap1 chromosome 7, fAloSap1.pri, whole genome shotgun sequence and encodes:
- the LOC121712882 gene encoding alpha-(1,3)-fucosyltransferase 7-like, translated to MDGQRTGLAAVPEMDPSLRQDKCEQANSTKRLSKQILAIIVVGSIILVGQYSLWPTLQPSHPIPVHFQMQEAKVISWTNWSDSTTLKPIKSSRPTIILLWYYPFRGNTRVAASYCNDKYGITDCVLVTNQSWFPKADLVVFHNRELVTERRTLPLNLTRPKTQKWVWLSLESPPHNGNMRPLAGHFNYTMCYRRDSDIYTPYGWLVPSKAPIGTTVDDFIPKGKTGLACWIVSNFKARHLRTQVYNKLKNVIPVDVYGGARNKRISADTVLPTISRYYFYLSFENSVATDYITEKVWSNAFKGGAIPVVLGPPREQYEAVLPKNSFIHVNDFSTVEELGHFMKTLAADKERYATYFAWRLNYTVGGYRGFVERLCNVCPILSSLPTSKIYQDLHGWNWQ